The proteins below come from a single Pseudomonadota bacterium genomic window:
- a CDS encoding SDR family oxidoreductase, with amino-acid sequence MDLQLRDKVVLVTGSSKGIGFTSAKGFAEEGCRVVLSARNGADLKKAADAIRAKGGTVSTVEADVLQPAAAARAVEAAVKAFGGIDILVNNVGGSQGGIRVLESTDEDWLKTLEVNLLQTVRMMRLAVPHMKGRNGAIINISSISGWIPQLAGSGQYGAAKAALIFDTERWALEFVPFGVRVNTVSPGSIWGEGNGWDRYRKEDPEGYDDYVRGGFPMGRLGHLQEVADVVVFLASPRANWINGRNVPVDGLEQPYARRGRRPY; translated from the coding sequence ATGGATCTGCAGCTCCGCGACAAGGTCGTGCTGGTCACCGGCTCCAGCAAAGGCATCGGCTTTACCAGCGCCAAGGGGTTTGCCGAAGAGGGCTGCCGTGTCGTGCTCTCGGCCCGCAACGGCGCCGATCTTAAGAAGGCGGCGGATGCGATCCGCGCCAAGGGCGGCACCGTCAGCACCGTCGAGGCCGATGTGTTGCAGCCCGCCGCGGCGGCCCGCGCCGTGGAGGCGGCGGTGAAGGCATTCGGCGGGATCGACATCCTCGTCAACAATGTCGGCGGCAGCCAGGGCGGCATCCGCGTGCTCGAGTCGACGGACGAGGACTGGCTGAAGACGCTCGAGGTCAATCTCTTGCAGACCGTGAGGATGATGCGGCTCGCCGTCCCGCACATGAAGGGACGGAACGGCGCCATCATCAACATTTCCTCGATCTCGGGCTGGATTCCCCAGCTCGCCGGCAGCGGCCAGTACGGCGCCGCCAAGGCGGCGCTGATCTTCGACACCGAGCGCTGGGCCTTGGAGTTCGTGCCCTTCGGCGTGCGCGTCAACACCGTCTCGCCGGGCTCGATCTGGGGCGAAGGCAATGGCTGGGATCGTTATCGCAAGGAAGACCCCGAAGGCTATGACGACTATGTCCGCGGCGGCTTTCCCATGGGCCGGCTCGGCCATCTGCAGGAGGTGGCCGACGTCGTCGTGTTCCTGGCCTCGCCCCGCGCCAACTGGATCAACGGCCGCAACGTGCCGGTGGACGGGCTGGAGCAGCCTTATGCCCGGCGCGGCCGGCGGCCCTATTGA
- a CDS encoding M81 family metallopeptidase: MRIAVGALIEEANTFSPLKTTVETFQQYYLLRGQELFTGFGAAQVEVPGFLSVLQPAGVEIVPLLAASAAASGPLTRATFEALAGELIERLKRALPVDGVLLALHGSMTSEDESDCEGVILERARRAVDARIPIGVTLDLHGHITPRMLQPNTFLIGYREYPHIDIFETGVRCAMLMLETIAGKRHPVMGLAKRPMLLSPAIARTTDGPLKPAVDAARTMERSGRILHAALFPVQPWLDIPDLGFAVLVVADQDPTVADAAAQELADMVWQARDQFVPDLVLLEDAIAAGLAQGTGLTVVGDAGDGPSGGSAADNVAVLKGLLKAGADQAPRQSYLTLCDAEAARAAAAAGIGSEITLDVGHKLSRADGKPLKVTGRVIALSDGIYRMRDKGAKGLQMNNGLTAVLAIGSIRLAIRSNPSMEWDTALYTSVGLDLGEAALVFVKSSGHFRTAFAPVAERILMADTPGPTCANMRRLQFSKVTRPLYPLDEAAFR; the protein is encoded by the coding sequence ATGCGCATCGCCGTCGGCGCGCTCATCGAGGAGGCCAATACCTTCTCGCCGCTCAAGACCACGGTCGAGACCTTCCAGCAATATTATCTGCTGCGCGGCCAGGAGCTGTTCACCGGCTTCGGCGCGGCCCAGGTGGAGGTGCCGGGCTTCCTGAGCGTGCTGCAGCCGGCCGGAGTCGAGATCGTGCCGCTCCTGGCCGCCTCGGCGGCGGCGAGCGGACCCTTGACGCGCGCGACCTTCGAGGCCCTCGCCGGCGAGCTCATCGAGCGCCTCAAGCGCGCCTTGCCGGTGGACGGCGTGCTCCTGGCCTTGCACGGCTCGATGACCTCCGAAGACGAAAGCGACTGCGAGGGCGTCATCCTGGAGCGGGCGCGGCGCGCGGTCGACGCCAGGATCCCGATCGGCGTCACCCTCGACCTGCACGGCCACATCACGCCGCGCATGCTGCAGCCCAATACCTTCCTCATCGGCTACCGGGAATATCCCCACATCGACATTTTCGAGACCGGCGTGCGCTGCGCCATGCTCATGCTGGAGACCATCGCCGGCAAGCGGCATCCGGTCATGGGCCTGGCCAAGCGGCCGATGCTGCTGAGCCCGGCGATCGCCCGCACCACCGACGGCCCCTTGAAGCCGGCGGTCGATGCGGCGCGCACCATGGAGCGGAGCGGACGCATCCTGCATGCCGCCCTCTTCCCGGTGCAGCCCTGGCTCGACATTCCCGATCTGGGCTTCGCCGTCTTGGTGGTCGCCGACCAGGATCCGACGGTGGCCGATGCGGCGGCGCAAGAGCTGGCCGACATGGTCTGGCAGGCCCGCGACCAATTCGTCCCGGATCTGGTCCTGCTCGAGGACGCGATCGCCGCCGGCCTCGCCCAGGGGACCGGCTTGACCGTGGTCGGCGATGCCGGAGACGGACCCAGCGGCGGCTCGGCCGCGGACAATGTCGCGGTCTTGAAGGGACTGCTGAAGGCCGGTGCCGACCAGGCTCCGCGCCAGAGCTATCTGACGCTCTGCGATGCGGAGGCGGCTCGGGCGGCCGCGGCGGCGGGCATCGGCAGCGAGATCACCCTCGACGTCGGGCACAAGCTGTCCCGCGCCGACGGCAAGCCGCTCAAGGTGACCGGGCGGGTCATAGCCTTGAGCGACGGCATCTATCGCATGCGCGACAAGGGTGCGAAGGGCCTACAGATGAACAATGGGCTGACCGCGGTCTTGGCCATCGGCAGCATCCGGCTCGCCATCCGCTCCAATCCCTCGATGGAGTGGGATACGGCACTCTACACCTCCGTCGGCTTGGATCTGGGCGAGGCGGCGCTGGTCTTCGTCAAGTCTTCGGGACATTTCCGCACCGCCTTCGCCCCGGTCGCCGAGCGCATCCTCATGGCCGACACGCCGGGCCCCACCTGCGCCAACATGCGCCGGCTGCAATTCTCCAAGGTGACCCGTCCCCTCTATCCCCTGGACGAGGCGGCGTTCCGCTGA
- a CDS encoding alanine racemase, which yields MNDFIRSIDDIRLDARTKGLPLAEGEIRLGDVGKQGWNVLKGDMTLPLLTLSDAAVANNLKVMREFIEASGVSIAPHGKATGCPQLYRLQLEEGGAWGMTAATGPQAILAARSGAPHVLIANELVSPANIRQLVGLQKAFPKTRFYSLVDSADGVRRLAEFARPALEKGQRLAVLIELGAAGGRAGARNRQAAELVLAALGKAGEVLELAGVECYEGAVSREGEVATLAAIGELLEFAMSVYEEAARQGFFAGLGETLISAGGTIYFDEVVRRFARIRATPGLRIVLRGGAYLALDHGFYLRNAKAMDRRGQIAGRSGPKPPSEAFRPALALWAAVLSLQDPGTAIMNMGMRDLPYDIDLPIPLKHYREGRLLRDIQASNAPWKVVRANDQHCFLSYPEGSDIATGDVLAFGISHTSTAFDKWSVLYRIDESATVTGALKTFF from the coding sequence ATGAACGACTTCATCCGATCGATTGACGACATCCGCCTCGATGCCCGCACCAAGGGGTTGCCCCTGGCCGAGGGCGAGATTCGCCTGGGCGATGTCGGCAAGCAGGGCTGGAACGTGCTCAAGGGCGACATGACCTTGCCGCTGCTGACCTTGAGCGACGCCGCCGTCGCCAACAATCTCAAGGTCATGCGCGAGTTCATCGAGGCGAGCGGCGTGTCGATCGCGCCCCATGGCAAGGCCACGGGATGCCCGCAGCTCTACCGCCTGCAGCTGGAGGAGGGTGGGGCCTGGGGAATGACCGCAGCGACCGGCCCCCAGGCAATTCTGGCGGCGCGAAGCGGCGCTCCCCATGTGCTGATCGCCAACGAGCTGGTGAGCCCCGCCAATATTCGCCAGCTCGTCGGCCTGCAGAAGGCGTTTCCCAAGACGCGGTTCTACTCGCTGGTCGACTCGGCGGACGGCGTCAGGCGGCTCGCCGAATTCGCTCGCCCCGCCCTCGAGAAGGGACAGCGCCTTGCCGTGCTGATCGAGCTTGGCGCCGCCGGCGGGCGGGCCGGAGCCCGCAACAGGCAAGCGGCCGAGCTTGTGCTGGCCGCGCTCGGCAAGGCCGGCGAGGTTCTCGAGCTGGCCGGGGTGGAATGCTACGAGGGTGCGGTCAGCCGCGAGGGCGAGGTGGCGACCTTGGCGGCCATCGGCGAGCTCCTGGAGTTCGCGATGTCGGTCTACGAAGAGGCGGCGCGGCAGGGATTCTTCGCCGGGCTCGGGGAGACGCTGATTTCGGCCGGCGGCACCATCTATTTCGACGAGGTGGTGCGCCGCTTCGCCCGGATCCGCGCCACGCCGGGCCTGCGCATCGTGCTGAGAGGCGGGGCCTATCTGGCGCTCGATCACGGCTTCTATCTGCGCAACGCCAAGGCCATGGACCGCCGCGGCCAGATCGCCGGCCGCTCCGGCCCGAAGCCGCCATCCGAGGCCTTTCGTCCGGCGCTGGCGCTCTGGGCGGCGGTCTTGAGCCTGCAAGATCCGGGCACGGCGATCATGAACATGGGCATGCGCGATCTGCCCTATGACATCGACCTGCCGATCCCGCTCAAGCACTACCGGGAGGGCCGTCTCCTGCGCGACATCCAGGCGAGCAACGCTCCCTGGAAGGTGGTGCGCGCCAACGACCAGCACTGCTTCTTGAGCTATCCCGAGGGCTCCGACATCGCCACGGGCGATGTGCTCGCCTTTGGCATCTCCCACACCTCGACCGCGTTCGACAAATGGTCGGTCCTGTATCGGATCGACGAGTCCGCGACCGTCACCGGGGCGTTGAAGACGTTCTTTTGA
- the gph gene encoding phosphoglycolate phosphatase (PGP is an essential enzyme in the glycolate salvage pathway in higher organisms (photorespiration in plants). Phosphoglycolate results from the oxidase activity of RubisCO in the Calvin cycle when concentrations of carbon dioxide are low relative to oxygen. This enzyme is a member of the Haloacid Dehalogenase (HAD) superfamily of aspartate-nucleophile hydrolase enzymes (PF00702).) — protein sequence MPQLRAVVFDLDGTLVDSAPDLLAAANLLLESLGRRQLGLTEIKAMIGDGTTRLVERALAATGAVPADSKLHVERFLAAYEAEATRLTQPYPGVLPTLQHLAEDGIRLAVCTNKPLKATTAVLGGLGLDRFFSAVVGGDSLAVRKPDPRVLLEALARLETAPNQAVMVGDNEHDVATARAAGVPMILVSYGYARLPVAELGADRLLHRFDALPAALAEIAGGPPPRLDRRRRRPL from the coding sequence ATGCCGCAGCTTCGCGCCGTCGTTTTCGATCTCGACGGCACGCTCGTCGACAGCGCCCCGGATCTCCTGGCCGCCGCCAACCTGCTGCTCGAATCGCTGGGGCGGAGACAGCTCGGCTTGACGGAGATCAAGGCCATGATCGGCGACGGCACGACGCGGCTGGTGGAGCGGGCGCTGGCCGCGACCGGTGCCGTGCCGGCCGACTCCAAGCTGCATGTCGAGCGCTTCCTTGCCGCCTACGAGGCGGAAGCGACCCGTCTGACCCAGCCCTATCCAGGAGTCCTGCCGACCTTGCAGCACTTGGCCGAGGACGGGATTCGGCTTGCCGTCTGCACCAACAAGCCGCTGAAGGCGACCACGGCGGTCTTAGGCGGGCTCGGGCTCGACCGGTTCTTTTCCGCCGTCGTCGGCGGCGACAGCTTGGCCGTGCGCAAGCCCGACCCGCGCGTGCTTCTGGAGGCGCTGGCCCGGCTCGAGACCGCACCCAACCAAGCGGTCATGGTCGGCGACAACGAGCATGACGTGGCGACCGCGCGCGCCGCCGGCGTGCCGATGATTCTGGTGAGCTACGGCTATGCGCGGCTGCCGGTGGCGGAGCTGGGGGCGGACCGCCTGCTGCATCGCTTCGATGCGCTGCCGGCCGCGCTGGCCGAGATCGCAGGCGGACCGCCCCCTCGCCTTGACAGGCGCCGCCGCCGCCCCCTATAG